The Mycobacterium riyadhense sequence TACGGCGAAAAGCACTCGGTGGCCCGACTGGTCGGTGCGCCTCCCGGCTACATCGGCTACGACCAGGGCGGTCAGCTGACCGAGGCGGTGCGCCGCCGGCCCTACACCGTGGTGCTGTTCGACGAGATCGAGAAGGCCCACCCGGACGTGTTCGACGTGTTGCTGCAGGTGCTCGACGAGGGCCGTTTGACTGACGGTCAGGGCCGCACGGTCGACTTCCGCAACACCATCCTCATCCTGACCTCCAACCTGGGGTCCGGCGGCAGCGAGGACCAGGTGCTGGCCGCCGTTCGGTCGGCGTTCAAGCCAGAGTTCATCAACCGGCTCGACGACGTGCTGATCTTCGACGGGCTCAACCCAGAAGAACTGGTGCAGATCGTCGACATCCAGCTCGCGCAGCTGGGCAAGCGGCTCGCGCAGCGGCGGTTGCAGTTGGAGGTGTCGCTGCCGGCCAAACGCTGGTTAGCGCACCGCGGCTTCGACCCCGTGTACGGCGCTCGGCCGTTGCGCCGGTTGGTGCAGCAGGCGATTGGCGACCAGCTAGCCAAGATGCTGCTCGCCGGTGAGGTGCACGACGGCGACGTGGTGCCGGTCAATGTCAGTCCGGACGGCGACTCGCTGGTCCTGGGCTAGGTGTCGCCCAGCTCGAACGCACGGGTTTGGGCGCCGGCGTCGATGATCGCCTGGAGCCGTTCGTGGGCGACCGGCTGCGCGAGGGTTTCGCGAAACAGCTGATCCTCGATGCGCAGGCCGGTCGTGAGGTCCGCGGTCAGGGCGGCGTCGACCGCTCGCTTGGCGGCGGCGATGGTCGCTGCCGGAGCCGACGCGATCTGTGCCGCCAGCTTGTCGACGAACGGCCTTAGTTCATCGGCCGGCAGCGCGCGGTCGACATATCCCCAGGCCTCGGCGGTAGCGGCGTCGACGTCCATGCAGCCGAGGATGACCTCGAGGGCCCGCCCACGACCGACCAGTCGGGGCAGTCGCTGCGTGCCACCGCCCCCGGGGATGATCCCCAGCGCCACCTCAGGCTGGCCAAAGCGGGCGCTGCCGAGCGCGGCATAGCGCATGTCGAAGGTCATCGCGAACTCGCTGCCGCCGCCTCGGCAGATGCCTTCGATGACGGCGACGGTGGCCTTGGGCAGGGTTCGGAACAACTCCATGGTCGCGTGGAAGGCTGAGAGCTCGTCATGCAATGCGGTATCGGATTCGGGGCCGGTCGGCAGATCCAGAATCAGCCCGACGTCCGCGTGCGCAATGAAGAACTCCGGATCGGCCGAGTCGACGACGAGCACGCGAACCTTGTCGTCGACCGCGACTTGCCGCGCCAGCCGGCCGATTTCGTCCAGCAGCTGCAGGTCAAGCAGGTTGATCGGCGGATGGTCGATCGTGGCGCGGCAAATGCCGTTGTCCGCGGCGATGTGCAGGAGCCGGTAGTCGTCGTAGGCCATAACCCGAACCCTAGGACGGGCTTCGCGAGCGTAACCACACCGCCAGAATCCCTGCCCAAAATCGCAGCCACGTGACGCTCGCGGGACCCTGTGATTGGGTTGTGACCTGGTCGGATTCTCTGTTCGGCCCCAACAGCAGATAGGCTATTCGCCAATGGTCCCGCTTTGGTTCACACTCTCCGCACTGTGCTTCGTCGGTGCGGTGGTGTTGCTGTACGTCGACATCGATCGTCGGCGGGGCCGCAGCAGGCGCCGTAAGTCGTGGGCGCGGTCGCACGGATTCGACTACGAACGTGAATCAACCGAGATACTGAAACGCTGGAAGCGCGGCGTGATGTCGACGGTGGGCGATGTTGCGGCCCACAACGTGGTGCTGGGTCAAATCCGCGGGGAGGCGGTCTACATCTTCGACCTCGAGGAAGTCGCCACCGTGATCGCGCTGCATCGCAAGGTGGGCACCAACGTCGTGGTCGATCTGCGGCTCAAGGGGCTCAAAGAGCCTCGGGAGAGCGACATTTGGTTGCTGGGTGCAATCGGGCCGCGGATGGTGTACTCCACCAATCTCGATGCGGCCCGGCGGGCCTGCGACCGGCGCATGGTCACGTTCGCGCATACCGCGCCCGACTGCGCCGAGATCATGTGGAACGAACAGAACTGGACGCTGGTCAGCATGCCAATCGCGAGCACTCGCGCCCAGTGGGACGAGGGTCTGCGCACCGTGCGCCAGTTCAACGACCTGCTGCGGGTTTTGCCGCCGCTGCCTGCCGAGGCCCCACAGGAATCGGGCGAGCCGAAGCCACACAGCGCGGCACCGGGCCGTCCGTTGGCGCCGGCGGGCCGGGCGGAGTTGCCTCCGCGACGCGCCGAGCAGGATGTCGCCGGTCTGGTGGGTGATGCGGGCCGCCCTGGACAGGCCCGGCCGGCTGAGCCCGTTCGGCGTGAGGCTGAGCCGGTGCGTCGCGACGAGGGCCGCTCCGAAGCGGGTCGCCGGCCGCCGCACGGTCGCAACGGCAGTCAGGCCACCCACTACCAGCGCTAACGGACCGGCGCTTCGCTACGCTGTCGCACATGCCTCGCCCCGTCGCGCTGATCACTGGGCCCACGTCCGGGATTGGCGCCGGCTATGCGCGCCGGTACGCGCGCGACGGCTATGACTTGGTCCTAGTCGCCCGGGACGTCCACCGGCTCGAGCAGCTCGCCGACGAGCTGGCCACCCTCAACAGTCAAGCCGGCAACGTCGAGATTCTGCCCGCTGATCTGGCCCATCCCGTCGACCGCGAGAAGGTCAGCGCCCGGCTCACCGAAGGCGTTCGGGTACTGGTGAACAACGCCGGCGTCGG is a genomic window containing:
- a CDS encoding enoyl-CoA hydratase/isomerase family protein translates to MAYDDYRLLHIAADNGICRATIDHPPINLLDLQLLDEIGRLARQVAVDDKVRVLVVDSADPEFFIAHADVGLILDLPTGPESDTALHDELSAFHATMELFRTLPKATVAVIEGICRGGGSEFAMTFDMRYAALGSARFGQPEVALGIIPGGGGTQRLPRLVGRGRALEVILGCMDVDAATAEAWGYVDRALPADELRPFVDKLAAQIASAPAATIAAAKRAVDAALTADLTTGLRIEDQLFRETLAQPVAHERLQAIIDAGAQTRAFELGDT
- the ttfA gene encoding trehalose monomycolate transport factor TtfA — protein: MVPLWFTLSALCFVGAVVLLYVDIDRRRGRSRRRKSWARSHGFDYERESTEILKRWKRGVMSTVGDVAAHNVVLGQIRGEAVYIFDLEEVATVIALHRKVGTNVVVDLRLKGLKEPRESDIWLLGAIGPRMVYSTNLDAARRACDRRMVTFAHTAPDCAEIMWNEQNWTLVSMPIASTRAQWDEGLRTVRQFNDLLRVLPPLPAEAPQESGEPKPHSAAPGRPLAPAGRAELPPRRAEQDVAGLVGDAGRPGQARPAEPVRREAEPVRRDEGRSEAGRRPPHGRNGSQATHYQR